The following proteins come from a genomic window of Dreissena polymorpha isolate Duluth1 chromosome 1, UMN_Dpol_1.0, whole genome shotgun sequence:
- the LOC127839075 gene encoding keratin-associated protein 5-1-like isoform X2, with protein MALPVAATVCIVLACWVVVVLVLFALYHFLKKRPPTARGSCECECKPCGTEGDPSCTCCKSLGECCQCNPSLNSCLNSCCPKKKVSCIDCLLCQCCADEGQDSCLVKRLGGADGKACCTRCCVSCVDCAPVVCCCLEIRLVSKYSTDKSRSVSESSVNQSRGNAVYGFQRYG; from the exons ATGGCTCTACCTGTTGCAGCGACTGTGTGTATCGTGCTGGCCTGTTGGGTTGTTGTTGTCCTTGTTCTGTTTGCACTGTATCATTTCCTGAAG AAAAGACCTCCGACG GCACGTGGCTCGTGTGAGTGCGAGTGTAAGCCGTGCGGTACTGAAGGAGACCCCAGCTGCACGTGCTGTAAGAGCCTGGGAGAGTGCTGTCAGTGTAACCCTAGTCTCAACAGCTGCCTCAATAGCTGCTGTCCAAAAAAG AAAGTGAGCTGTATAGATTGCCTCCTGTGTCAGTGCTGTGCGGACGAGGGCCAGGACTCCTGCCTTGTCAAG AGGCTAGGTGGCGCTGACGGTAAGGCCTGCTGTACCAGGTGCTGTGTCTCCTGTGTAGACTGTGCCCCTGTTGTCTGCTGCTGTCTAGAAATTAGACTGGTTTCCAAGTACTCAACTGATAAATCAAGATCTGTGTCTGAATCTTCAGTAAACCAGTCAAGAGGAAATGCAGTCTATGGATTCCAAAGATATGGTTAA
- the LOC127839075 gene encoding uncharacterized protein LOC127839075 isoform X4: protein MALPVAATVCIVLACWVVVVLVLFALYHFLKKRPPTARGSCECECKPCGTEGDPSCTCCKSLGECCQCNPSLNSCLNSCCPKKKVSCIDCLLCQCCADEGQDSCLVKLCDDCGTLQHQPITGR, encoded by the exons ATGGCTCTACCTGTTGCAGCGACTGTGTGTATCGTGCTGGCCTGTTGGGTTGTTGTTGTCCTTGTTCTGTTTGCACTGTATCATTTCCTGAAG AAAAGACCTCCGACG GCACGTGGCTCGTGTGAGTGCGAGTGTAAGCCGTGCGGTACTGAAGGAGACCCCAGCTGCACGTGCTGTAAGAGCCTGGGAGAGTGCTGTCAGTGTAACCCTAGTCTCAACAGCTGCCTCAATAGCTGCTGTCCAAAAAAG AAAGTGAGCTGTATAGATTGCCTCCTGTGTCAGTGCTGTGCGGACGAGGGCCAGGACTCCTGCCTTGTCAAG CTGTGCGACGACTGTGGAACTCTCCAGCATCAGCCTATCACAGGCAGATAA
- the LOC127839095 gene encoding uncharacterized protein LOC127839095 — protein sequence MALLIIAGICIGLIHSASAQGSYYGYSDSYYRGRYGEVIMVGAIGLSFSILCLICIFVGLICVCAKKCCRQTVQPAPGLAFVNAVPSYMPYGQSYFHGQPVMHNQPAMHGQPLMHGQPDMHGQPVMHGQPQQTFNPSAPSAAS from the exons ATGGCACTTTTAATAATTGCGGGCATATGTATCGGATTAATACATTCAG CGTCTGCACAAGGATCATACTACGG CTACAGTGATAGTTACTATCGCGGCCGCTATGGGGAAGTCATTATGGTTGGCGCCATAGGACTGTCGTTTAGCATACTATGTCTGATCTGCATTTTCGTTGGTCTGATCTGCGTCTGTGCAAAGAAATGTTGTCGCCAAACTGTGCAACCAGCTCCTG GTTTGGCATTTGTTAACGCAGTACCTAGTTATATGCCGTATGGACAGTCATATTTTCATGGTCAACCAGTAATGCATAATCAACCCGCTATGCATGGTCAACCACTTATGCATGGTCAACCAGATATGCACGGTCAACCAGTTATGCATGGTCAACCGCAACAGACGTTCAACCCATCGGCACCATCAGCAGCCAGTTAG
- the LOC127839075 gene encoding keratin-associated protein 5-1-like isoform X3, whose translation MALPVAATVCIVLACWVVVVLVLFALYHFLKARGSCECECKPCGTEGDPSCTCCKSLGECCQCNPSLNSCLNSCCPKKKVSCIDCLLCQCCADEGQDSCLVKRLGGADGKACCTRCCVSCVDCAPVVCCCLEIRLVSKYSTDKSRSVSESSVNQSRGNAVYGFQRYG comes from the exons ATGGCTCTACCTGTTGCAGCGACTGTGTGTATCGTGCTGGCCTGTTGGGTTGTTGTTGTCCTTGTTCTGTTTGCACTGTATCATTTCCTGAAG GCACGTGGCTCGTGTGAGTGCGAGTGTAAGCCGTGCGGTACTGAAGGAGACCCCAGCTGCACGTGCTGTAAGAGCCTGGGAGAGTGCTGTCAGTGTAACCCTAGTCTCAACAGCTGCCTCAATAGCTGCTGTCCAAAAAAG AAAGTGAGCTGTATAGATTGCCTCCTGTGTCAGTGCTGTGCGGACGAGGGCCAGGACTCCTGCCTTGTCAAG AGGCTAGGTGGCGCTGACGGTAAGGCCTGCTGTACCAGGTGCTGTGTCTCCTGTGTAGACTGTGCCCCTGTTGTCTGCTGCTGTCTAGAAATTAGACTGGTTTCCAAGTACTCAACTGATAAATCAAGATCTGTGTCTGAATCTTCAGTAAACCAGTCAAGAGGAAATGCAGTCTATGGATTCCAAAGATATGGTTAA
- the LOC127839075 gene encoding uncharacterized protein LOC127839075 isoform X1 — MALPVAATVCIVLACWVVVVLVLFALYHFLKKRPPTRSSWECCPSDCRIEVERIDTDGVVYVISKPVSCPEWLCFHLVPCYDGVACRCCGGWDLGDCCCRWCRCEVCGRCLQDLRARNWCPSLRYYIQHRCCPRFEVCVKVWQGLKFCFCQIKDICVAFVSGCRECCSKCTSWIGDRVSSACPCLRKGCCCLLANVYGLFFLIFAGIALVCFKVENGCNRCVLSCRNLCINCCEATGLAKIWRIIQPKYFTCMKCPSLTCNAIERVDNCCRSYFKNIGNACSCNSQDKDPCIISINENYFRLCGNDCCPDIVHGDGKADVLGVRIYGWHSYDITGTPQYFCLECDGCRIKFHPKNLLFESLIKLANLVYFLVYNVLAVSLALIASTLECFWNLIVKILALFFVSCCINKSDAMNEMNCYCLHCERSEEKYEKCCGCCHWEKSEVVTSQPGSSRKRRRRPSSRNFGSGKIRKHSKHGPGMSPRHSRGHRRSHHKYIGRDTEIKSHDKVIDEQAFQAMSKRSFTHEKHVNINAKLLKNVDVPRASTSGSPMNVSGSPASKRGSLPLNQNFASNTPISEASFQITSQPDKLVTSDRLQTPRRARYSQKHGYQNSPSSSTSSSDDTDDNYYNNDYDDDDSDDDEDDDEDDDGDDGDDMIYESDDDVFSDDEIISTAFSHTKKMTLTKVKDGNNSYSYGEHVVKQEPTMSPNVKIKHQVNKEDITGSSQYVNIEHYVNMPSSVEDVANSDIGTVLNSSLQETKQQITTDDGNTELYFTVNHRVNSPPSGTDMAGSDNDPASTAGELILEDLEYTSDYSGQGINMPETSL; from the exons ATGGCTCTACCTGTTGCAGCGACTGTGTGTATCGTGCTGGCCTGTTGGGTTGTTGTTGTCCTTGTTCTGTTTGCACTGTATCATTTCCTGAAG AAAAGACCTCCGACG CGAAGCAGCTGGGAATGTTGCCCCAGTGATTGCAGGATTGAAGTGGAGAGAATAGACACGGATGGCGTTGTGTACGTGATAAGCAAGCCTGTCTCATGCCCGGAGTGGCTGTGCTTCCACCTGGTTCCCTGCTATGATGGGGTTGCTTGCCGCTGCTGTGGAGGCTGGGATCTGGGGGATTGTTGCTGCAGATGGTGTCGCTGTGAGGTCTGTGGGAGATGTCTGCAGGACCTGAGGGCCAGGAACTGGTGTCCCTCCCTCCGCTACTACATACAACACAGGTGCTGCCCGAGGTTTGAGGTCTGCGTCAAGGTGTGGCAAGGGTTGAAATTTTGCTTTTGCCAAATAAAGGACATTTGTGTGGCATTTGTCAGCGGTTGCAGAGAATGCTGTTCAAAGTGCACCAGTTGGATAGGGGATCGTGTTTCAAGTGCATGTCCTTGTTTACggaaaggttgttgttgtttattagcTAATGTATacggattattttttttaatatttgctgGAATTGCATTAGTTTGTTTTAAAGTTGAAAATGGGTGTAACCGCTGTGTCCTTAGTTGTAGGAATCTTTGCATTAACTGCTGTGAAGCAACTGGATTAGCTAAGATTTGGAGAATCATCCAGCCCAAGTATTTCACCTGCATGAAGTGCCCATCATTAACTTGTAATGCTATAGAGCGTGTGGATAATTGTTGCAGATCCTATTTCAAAAACATTGGAAATGCTTGTTCATGTAACAGCCAGGATAAAGATCCTTGCATTATTTCCATAAATGAGAATTACTTTCGCTTATGTGGAAACGATTGCTGTCCAGATATTGTTCATGGTGATGGCAAAGCAGATGTGTTGGGTGTGCGTATTTATGGCTGGCACTCGTACGATATTACAGGTACTCCTCAGTACTTCTGTTTGGAATGTGATGGCTGCAGAATAAAATTCCACCCTAAGAACTTGCTATTTGAAAGCCTGATAAAGCTGGCAAATCTGGTTTACTTTCTGGTGTATAATGTTCTTGCTGTTAGCTTGGCCCTCATTGCCTCCACCTTGGAATGTTTCTGGAATCTGATTGTCAAAATCCTGGCTTTATTTTTTGTCTCTTGTTGTATCAATAAATCAGATGCAATGAACGAGATGAACTGTTACTGTCTCCATTGTGAAAGATCAGAGGAGAAATATGAAAAATGCTGCGGATGTTGTCATTGGGAGAAATCAGAGGTTGTTACAAGTCAGCCGGGGTCGTCAAGGAAACGCCGCCGCCGACCTTCCAGTCGAAATTTTGGCTCAGGTAAGATCAGGAAGCATTCAAAACACGGCCCTGGAATGTCTCCCAGACACAGCAGAGGACACCGCAGGTCCCATCACAAATATATTGGCAGAGATACGGAAATAAAAAGCCATGATAAAGTTATTGATGAACAGGCTTTCCAAGCTATGAGTAAAAGATCGTTTACACAtgaaaaacatgtaaacataaatgcaaaattaTTGAAGAATGTCGATGTCCCTAGAGCAAGTACTTCAGGGAGCCCAATGAATGTAAGTGGAAGCCCTGCATCCAAGCGCGGCAGCCTTCCACTTAACCAGAACTTTGCATCCAATACACCAATAAGTGAGGCATCTTTCCAGATAACTTCTCAGCCAGACAAGTTGGTCACCAGTGACAGACTTCAAACACCCAGAAGAGCACGGTATTCACAGAAACATGGGTACCAAAACAGCCCATCCTCGTCCACATCTTCTAGTGATGATACGGAtgacaattattataataatgattatgatgatgatgatagtgatgatgatgaagatgatgatgaagatgatgatggtgatgacggTGATGATATGATATATGAATCTGATGATGATGTCTTCAGTGATGATGAAATCATCTCCACTGCTTTCTCTCACACTAAAAAGATGACACTTACAAAGGTGAAAGATGGGAACAACTCATATTCTTATGGGGAACACGTAGTGAAGCAAGAACCGACTATGAGTCccaatgttaaaataaaacatcaagTGAACAAAGAGGATATTACTGGTTCATCCCAGTATGTAAATATTGAACACTATGTTAACATGCCAAGCAGTGTGGAAGATGTTGCCAACTCAGATATTGGTACCGTGTTGAATTCCTCCCTCCAGGAAACCAAGCAACAGATAACGACAGATGATGGAAACACTGAACTGTATTTTACAGTTAACCATCGTGTAAACTCGCCACCTAGTGGAACAGACATGGCAGGTTCTGATAATGACCCGGCCTCAACTGCTGGTGAACTGATTTTAGAAGATCTGGAATACACCTCAGATTATTCTGGTCAGGGTATTAACATGCCTGAAACATCCTTGTGA